One region of Pyramidobacter sp. YE332 genomic DNA includes:
- a CDS encoding amidohydrolase, translating to MIMDLVLKSDAVFTGLKDGPERLAVGVRGNRIEKVCPPEEMASYIGSGTDVRDYGSQLIMPGFFDGHEHAFLGGIFGRAVDLSDCASEQEAARRVKDFADAHPELSWIIGTDWSNIAWEQARHPRKETLDALLPDTPVYLIDTEGHSAWLNSAAIKLSGVADVEEFGGDLVARDPDGSPTGYIAETPMLMVARLAFDMPMPVQEVIFDEFQRRTASLGITSVSNIQCYQGSDIDVGNVAVVKQFEREGRLNVRFFFAAGLTGDLERPRRLRQEYDSDKVRFSGLKHIVDGTATGWTALLLEPYADKPDSVGSSRIPVEELARRVVDADREGFRVRMHACGDGSVRRALDCCELAQKHNGKRDSRHTIEHIEIIAKEDIGRFAQLGVVASMQPDHLSICEKFADNPYFARLGERRAAETWPIRSILETGAHMQFGTDFPIYDNNPMLALYRGTTRLFNDGQPEGGWNPGEKVTMAQLLKGYTAGSAYGAFMEDRVGTLEEGKYADIVVLDHDLFSLDDPHEILETAPILTLMDGRIVYER from the coding sequence ATGATCATGGATCTGGTGTTGAAAAGCGACGCCGTCTTCACGGGGCTCAAAGACGGCCCCGAGCGTCTGGCAGTCGGCGTCAGAGGCAACCGGATCGAAAAGGTCTGTCCGCCCGAAGAGATGGCCTCGTATATAGGCTCCGGAACGGACGTGAGGGATTACGGCAGTCAGCTGATCATGCCGGGTTTTTTCGACGGGCACGAGCACGCATTTCTGGGCGGCATTTTCGGCCGGGCCGTCGATCTGAGCGATTGCGCTTCCGAGCAGGAAGCGGCGCGACGCGTCAAGGATTTTGCGGACGCGCACCCCGAGCTGTCCTGGATTATCGGCACGGACTGGTCGAACATCGCTTGGGAGCAGGCGCGGCATCCCCGCAAGGAAACTCTGGACGCGCTTCTGCCCGATACGCCGGTTTACCTGATCGACACGGAAGGGCATTCCGCCTGGCTCAATTCCGCCGCCATCAAGCTCAGCGGCGTTGCGGACGTCGAAGAGTTCGGTGGCGACCTCGTCGCCCGCGATCCCGACGGATCGCCCACCGGTTATATCGCCGAGACGCCGATGCTCATGGTCGCTCGACTGGCCTTCGACATGCCCATGCCGGTCCAGGAGGTCATTTTCGACGAGTTCCAGCGCCGCACGGCCTCCCTGGGCATCACCTCGGTCAGTAACATCCAGTGCTACCAGGGGTCGGACATCGACGTGGGCAACGTCGCCGTGGTGAAGCAGTTCGAGCGGGAAGGGCGTCTCAACGTCCGCTTTTTCTTCGCCGCCGGCCTGACCGGGGATCTGGAGCGCCCGCGTCGCCTACGGCAGGAATACGACAGCGACAAGGTGCGTTTTTCCGGTCTGAAGCACATCGTCGACGGAACGGCGACGGGCTGGACGGCACTGCTGCTCGAACCTTACGCGGACAAACCCGATTCCGTCGGCTCCAGCCGGATCCCGGTGGAAGAACTGGCCCGCAGAGTGGTGGATGCCGACCGCGAAGGCTTCCGGGTGAGGATGCACGCCTGCGGCGACGGCTCCGTCCGAAGGGCGCTGGACTGCTGCGAGCTGGCCCAAAAGCACAACGGCAAGCGCGATTCCCGGCACACGATCGAGCACATCGAGATCATCGCCAAAGAAGACATCGGCCGCTTCGCTCAACTGGGCGTGGTGGCGTCGATGCAGCCGGATCATCTCAGCATCTGCGAAAAGTTTGCGGACAATCCCTATTTCGCCCGGCTGGGCGAACGCCGCGCCGCGGAGACGTGGCCGATCCGTTCGATTTTGGAAACCGGCGCGCACATGCAGTTCGGCACGGATTTCCCAATTTACGACAACAACCCCATGCTGGCCCTTTATCGGGGCACGACCCGCCTGTTCAACGACGGTCAGCCGGAAGGCGGCTGGAATCCGGGCGAGAAGGTCACGATGGCGCAGCTTCTGAAAGGCTACACGGCCGGTTCCGCCTACGGCGCTTTCATGGAAGACCGGGTCGGCACTCTGGAAGAAGGAAAGTACGCGGACATCGTCGTGCTGGATCATGATCTGTTTTCGCTGGACGATCCGCATGAAATTCTGGAGACCGCGCCGATCCTGACCCTTATGGACGGACGTATCGTATACGAGAGATAA
- a CDS encoding amidohydrolase: MLCSYRRDRLAQRLKEIAPQLIEWRHQIHRNPELSFREVKTSALVEEQLRKMDMDSIRRVGRSQTGILAVLRGTGTGPDVCIAVRADMDALPIQEQSGVPFVSQNDGVFHGCGHDTHTAALLGTAWLLSEFRSYFAGTVKFFFQHAEEELGGAVEFIEAGVMEDPAVDAVLALHALPDIYVGEIGVRDDFMTAGVDILKITVEGKRAHGGILITASTRS; this comes from the coding sequence ATGTTGTGCAGCTACCGCCGCGACAGACTCGCGCAACGGCTGAAGGAGATTGCACCGCAGCTGATCGAGTGGCGTCATCAGATCCATCGGAATCCGGAATTGAGCTTTCGCGAGGTGAAGACCTCCGCGCTGGTGGAAGAGCAACTCAGGAAAATGGATATGGACTCGATCCGGCGGGTCGGGAGGTCACAGACAGGCATTCTCGCCGTGCTGCGGGGAACGGGTACGGGACCAGATGTTTGCATCGCCGTCAGAGCCGATATGGACGCGCTGCCGATCCAGGAGCAGTCAGGCGTGCCGTTCGTTTCCCAAAATGACGGCGTCTTCCATGGCTGCGGGCATGACACCCACACTGCGGCGCTGTTGGGCACGGCTTGGCTGCTCAGCGAATTTCGCAGTTACTTCGCGGGGACAGTCAAGTTTTTTTTCCAACATGCCGAGGAAGAGCTTGGCGGCGCGGTGGAATTCATCGAAGCTGGTGTGATGGAAGATCCTGCCGTGGACGCTGTGTTGGCGCTTCACGCGCTGCCTGACATCTATGTCGGTGAGATCGGCGTGAGAGATGACTTCATGACGGCCGGCGTCGATATCCTCAAGATCACCGTCGAAGGCAAAAGGGCGCATGGGGGTATCCTCATTACGGCGTCGACACGATCCTGA
- a CDS encoding M20/M25/M40 family metallo-hydrolase, which yields MSLGSRELAPTDCALVTFGSIHGGISNSYIGAPVVLEGCIRYLRDETHDRFRRRVREIAESIGAGLRAKVTVEITPESIPSVVARSWVDRVRRACAQVKSVTNVVDLPSPAMGGEDFALFLKKAPGTLFRLGCRSPGGLHCPTHSVNFYADDRSIPIGTEVMTTTVLNALTGSE from the coding sequence ATGAGTCTGGGGTCGCGTGAGCTGGCTCCTACTGACTGTGCGCTGGTGACTTTTGGCAGTATTCATGGTGGCATTTCCAATTCTTATATCGGTGCCCCGGTGGTATTGGAAGGCTGCATCCGCTACCTTCGCGACGAGACGCACGACCGTTTTCGGCGCCGTGTGCGCGAGATCGCCGAAAGTATCGGCGCGGGACTGCGCGCGAAAGTGACCGTGGAGATCACGCCGGAAAGCATCCCCTCTGTGGTCGCCAGAAGCTGGGTCGACCGGGTACGCCGTGCCTGCGCGCAGGTAAAGTCGGTGACGAACGTTGTCGATCTCCCTTCCCCCGCCATGGGCGGCGAAGATTTTGCGCTTTTCCTGAAAAAAGCGCCGGGGACGCTCTTCCGCTTGGGGTGCCGCTCGCCGGGCGGCCTCCACTGTCCCACCCATTCGGTCAACTTTTATGCCGACGACCGCTCGATCCCTATTGGGACGGAAGTCATGACCACTACGGTGCTTAACGCGCTCACGGGTTCAGAGTAA
- a CDS encoding ABC transporter substrate-binding protein, whose product MNVKKTLLFLTSLLVFAASCVAADLQTLNVGVPNDAKSMDPLKAVDTVSFAMIKHINETLVTVDGRTKQLVPVLAERWKVLDPLTYKFYLKKGVKFHNGEEFTADDVVFSFQRALSNESVYAKSKAKYIDPQGFQVIDRHTLIVKTLTPFGGFLESMKHPYASIFNRKAVADAGGDYFRMPVGTGPYKFKRWLKGDRVELEAFGDYHGDKPHSQRLNFLTMADDSSRVIALETGKADLIYNVPVNDFDRLAEEGRVKVIKGTGHNLIYLGMNTQKGALKDPRVRMAIEYAIDKDAFVQVVYQGKAVVPDGPLVSSSSFTPADIRRHPRDPVKARQLLKEAGYADGLTFDLWITTRQDYVNGATVLQSMLQDIGIKVNIIVMESGVFDDRVTSNTQSLFISTWGMQTNRDAGQFWLSLFHSSSIGTTNWAVLDDKIVDENIELGNRSVEPAERQAAFQKVWARLDEIHPFVSLAVPNELYGGRKDLRGMEDFCDGRLNYLGRVTVE is encoded by the coding sequence ATGAACGTGAAAAAGACCCTGTTGTTTTTGACGTCGCTTTTGGTTTTTGCTGCGTCCTGCGTGGCGGCGGATTTGCAGACGCTCAACGTGGGAGTCCCCAACGACGCCAAGAGCATGGATCCGCTCAAGGCTGTCGATACGGTCTCCTTTGCCATGATCAAGCATATTAATGAAACGCTGGTGACGGTGGACGGCAGAACCAAGCAGTTGGTGCCCGTGCTGGCGGAACGTTGGAAAGTGCTTGATCCGCTGACCTATAAGTTTTATCTGAAAAAAGGCGTTAAGTTCCATAATGGTGAAGAGTTTACCGCAGACGATGTGGTGTTCTCGTTTCAGCGAGCTCTTTCAAATGAATCCGTTTATGCCAAATCCAAGGCTAAGTACATTGATCCGCAGGGATTCCAGGTGATCGACCGGCATACGCTGATCGTGAAGACGCTGACGCCTTTCGGCGGTTTTCTGGAATCGATGAAGCATCCCTATGCCAGTATTTTCAACCGCAAAGCCGTTGCGGACGCCGGCGGCGATTACTTCAGGATGCCGGTCGGCACGGGGCCTTACAAGTTCAAGCGGTGGCTCAAGGGCGACCGCGTAGAACTGGAAGCGTTTGGCGACTATCATGGCGATAAGCCCCATTCCCAACGCTTGAATTTTCTTACAATGGCCGACGACAGCAGCCGCGTCATCGCCCTTGAAACCGGCAAGGCCGACTTGATTTACAACGTGCCTGTGAACGATTTCGATCGTCTTGCCGAAGAAGGCCGAGTGAAGGTCATCAAGGGGACCGGGCATAACCTCATTTATCTCGGTATGAACACTCAAAAAGGTGCTCTCAAGGATCCGCGCGTCCGCATGGCCATCGAGTATGCCATTGATAAGGATGCTTTTGTCCAAGTGGTGTATCAGGGAAAAGCGGTGGTCCCCGACGGGCCGCTGGTTTCCTCCAGCAGCTTCACTCCTGCCGACATTCGACGCCATCCCCGCGATCCCGTCAAAGCTAGACAACTTCTGAAAGAGGCCGGCTATGCCGACGGCCTGACGTTCGATCTGTGGATCACGACGCGCCAGGATTACGTGAACGGCGCGACCGTGCTTCAATCCATGCTTCAGGATATCGGCATCAAAGTCAACATCATCGTCATGGAGTCCGGCGTCTTCGACGACCGCGTCACGAGCAATACGCAGAGCTTGTTCATCAGTACATGGGGTATGCAGACGAACCGCGATGCGGGACAGTTCTGGCTGTCGCTGTTCCATTCCAGCAGTATCGGGACTACGAATTGGGCGGTGCTGGACGACAAGATCGTTGATGAGAACATTGAACTGGGCAATCGAAGCGTCGAACCGGCGGAACGCCAGGCGGCTTTCCAAAAAGTCTGGGCGCGGCTCGACGAGATCCATCCTTTTGTTTCTTTGGCTGTTCCCAACGAACTTTACGGCGGCCGCAAAGATCTTCGGGGCATGGAGGATTTTTGCGACGGACGCCTGAACTACCTTGGGCGCGTGACGGTGGAATGA
- a CDS encoding sulfite exporter TauE/SafE family protein, producing MDWMLTAMMMGTTVAGGIVASVCGFGFGAVAMATWPYFLSYPQAVAVSALCGASTAVMIAVPHWHRINFRILLPCALSGLFFSAASVVLSLGAAERMMVHALGAMLIAVSFYSIFLGGRIRIKGTPLTGMVAGAIGGACAGLFAVGGPPVAIYLLSSTRDNQEYRATLNAHFCFTSGVATFMRWRSGVITPMTVQLWLLVVAALAFGIFLGNKIFKRLDARRLRLAVYGYLAVSGVTMLFK from the coding sequence ATGGACTGGATGCTCACTGCCATGATGATGGGGACAACGGTGGCCGGCGGAATCGTGGCCAGTGTGTGCGGCTTCGGCTTTGGCGCCGTGGCGATGGCCACATGGCCGTATTTTCTCTCCTATCCCCAGGCTGTAGCCGTTTCGGCGCTCTGCGGCGCCAGCACGGCCGTGATGATTGCCGTTCCTCACTGGCACAGGATCAACTTCAGAATTCTGCTGCCCTGTGCACTTTCGGGGCTGTTTTTTTCGGCGGCTTCGGTCGTACTGTCCCTCGGTGCGGCGGAAAGGATGATGGTGCATGCGCTTGGCGCGATGCTGATTGCCGTCAGCTTCTATTCCATTTTTCTCGGCGGCAGGATCCGCATCAAAGGGACACCTTTGACCGGTATGGTCGCCGGTGCCATCGGCGGCGCGTGCGCCGGACTTTTCGCTGTCGGTGGACCTCCCGTCGCTATCTATCTGCTCTCGTCGACCCGCGACAATCAGGAGTACCGCGCCACGCTGAACGCTCATTTCTGCTTCACTTCCGGCGTCGCCACGTTCATGAGATGGCGCAGCGGCGTCATCACTCCCATGACGGTTCAGCTGTGGCTGCTGGTCGTCGCGGCGCTGGCTTTTGGCATCTTTCTCGGCAACAAAATCTTCAAACGCCTCGACGCCCGTCGCCTGCGCCTCGCTGTGTACGGCTACCTGGCCGTCTCCGGCGTGACCATGCTGTTTAAGTAG